Proteins encoded together in one Thalassotalea crassostreae window:
- a CDS encoding YcjF family protein, protein MSEEKEPLQQQVLFDESAELKVETNGEKQLPEQQVILPEEAFIPVVETPIDDVVDAKVEKPRWLWRIAGVSFSVIVIYELIDFLLSSFAQSPVIAAVYALLFGSVVAIASLSLVKELLGLRQYRRQQHSQHKASKLLARELNFDAAQFCQNIGDKLPSDSINEQHNAFFEHLTDDLSEQEIVTLYSTQVLSKVDEQALSQIAKFSTEAVVLVAVSPVAIIDMMVLMWRNLRMIDKIAGLYGIRLGYWSRIKLIRQVFTNMVYAGASEIIADVGVQMLGMETLGKLSTRAAQGLGAGMLTAKLGIKTINLCRPIPFTDNAPGIAKVRKQVISQVKGLLSSSSST, encoded by the coding sequence GTGAGTGAGGAAAAAGAACCGCTACAACAACAAGTGCTTTTTGATGAAAGTGCCGAATTAAAAGTTGAAACGAATGGCGAAAAGCAGTTGCCGGAACAGCAGGTTATTTTGCCTGAAGAGGCTTTTATTCCGGTTGTAGAAACACCTATTGATGATGTTGTTGATGCAAAAGTTGAAAAACCACGTTGGTTATGGCGCATTGCCGGTGTCAGCTTTAGTGTGATTGTCATTTATGAGTTGATTGACTTTCTTCTATCTAGCTTTGCTCAGTCGCCAGTAATTGCTGCTGTTTATGCTTTGTTATTTGGCAGTGTTGTGGCGATAGCGTCGTTATCCTTAGTTAAAGAGTTGCTAGGTTTAAGACAATACCGCAGACAACAACACAGTCAGCATAAAGCAAGTAAATTGTTAGCGAGAGAATTGAATTTTGATGCGGCTCAATTTTGTCAAAACATTGGTGACAAACTGCCAAGTGATAGCATTAATGAACAACATAATGCCTTTTTCGAACATTTAACCGATGATTTAAGCGAGCAAGAAATTGTCACTTTATATTCTACCCAAGTACTGTCAAAGGTTGACGAGCAAGCACTTAGTCAAATTGCTAAGTTCTCGACAGAAGCGGTAGTACTCGTTGCGGTTAGCCCGGTAGCAATTATCGATATGATGGTTTTAATGTGGCGTAACCTAAGGATGATTGACAAAATTGCCGGTCTTTACGGCATTCGTTTAGGTTACTGGAGCCGAATTAAACTCATTCGTCAGGTGTTCACCAATATGGTATATGCTGGGGCTAGTGAAATAATTGCAGATGTTGGTGTACAAATGTTAGGAATGGAAACCCTTGGTAAATTATCAACTCGAGCAGCACAAGGCCTTGGCGCTGGCATGTTAACCGCTAAACTTGGCATCAAAACCATAAACCTTTGTCGCCCGATACCATTTACTGACAATGCCCCTGGTATTGCCAAAGTGCGTAAGCAAGTAATTAGCCAAGTGAAAGGATTACTTAGTTCATCGAGCAGTACATAA
- a CDS encoding ATP-binding cassette domain-containing protein encodes MTTLIEVKNLSKDYKVKSGWFGKKAITVLHPLSFKLEANETLAVIGDVGSGKSTLAKLLVGAARPTHGEILLNGQHLQTGNFKQRCQHVRMIFQNAVNTLNPSLTIRQQLEEPLLLNTNMVEEQRYEMIRATLKKVGLLPDHMHYYPHMFSGGQKQRISLARAIILQPQLVILDEALAALDLSLRAQMINLLLELQKNMGLAYILVSHDIDVVEHFSDKLMVLRDGKVVEYGQTSEVLKNPKDKYTRKLILNQRRLRI; translated from the coding sequence ATGACGACATTAATAGAGGTTAAAAATCTCAGTAAAGACTATAAAGTTAAATCCGGCTGGTTTGGTAAGAAAGCGATAACGGTTTTACATCCATTATCGTTTAAACTTGAAGCAAATGAGACCTTGGCTGTTATTGGCGATGTTGGCTCTGGCAAGTCGACATTAGCAAAGTTATTAGTCGGAGCTGCTCGCCCTACTCATGGCGAAATACTGCTCAATGGCCAACATCTTCAAACCGGTAACTTTAAACAGCGTTGTCAGCATGTGCGAATGATTTTCCAAAACGCGGTAAATACGTTAAACCCAAGTCTAACAATTCGTCAGCAATTGGAAGAACCGCTGCTACTCAATACCAATATGGTTGAAGAGCAGCGCTATGAAATGATCCGAGCAACACTAAAAAAAGTCGGTCTATTACCAGATCATATGCATTATTACCCTCACATGTTTTCTGGTGGTCAAAAACAGCGTATATCACTTGCTAGAGCCATTATATTACAACCACAGCTAGTAATTCTCGATGAAGCTTTAGCGGCCTTAGATTTGTCATTAAGAGCTCAAATGATTAATCTTTTACTAGAATTACAAAAGAATATGGGACTTGCTTATATTTTAGTATCACACGATATCGACGTAGTAGAGCATTTCAGTGATAAGTTAATGGTATTACGAGATGGAAAAGTTGTTGAATACGGACAAACTAGCGAAGTACTTAAAAACCCAAAAGACAAGTACACGCGTAAGCTAATACTCAATCAAAGACGATTAAGAATTTAA
- a CDS encoding YcjX family protein, which yields MALINSKKLKRLKKRILSSTSEVINRGLDQHVNIAVTGLSQAGKTAFITSLVNQLVNEGSTRPLNFFNVVQQGRFIAAKRVPQHNLHISRFDYDGAMEKLSQEPPIWPEPTKSISEIRLALRYYPDQSLLKYTRDMATLHIDITDYPGEWLLDLPMLNQTFEQWSEYMGELLLQEPRASVAADFLEKLQQIDPLSPANENELAELADEYTQLLKNFREDLGLSVIQPGRFILPGEHAGAPILQFVPYPFLDNIDEEHYQMAEQDTFIGMLRARYLEYRERIVREFYKKYFVNFDRQIVLADCLTPLNSGAYAFKDLQQAISLIMESFAYGKSNIISRLFSPKIDKLLFAATKADHVTSDQHHNLTALLEQLVHKAKKSLSFDAIKMKTLAIASVKTTEQGKSEYQGKPITVLKGKRADNDKAITIFPGSVPGKLPEQDYWQQKGFNFLAFKPMHAISEHQSLPHIRIDQVLQFLLGDKLK from the coding sequence ATGGCGCTGATAAACAGTAAAAAACTAAAAAGATTAAAAAAACGCATACTGAGCTCGACGTCAGAGGTAATTAATCGTGGCTTAGACCAACACGTAAATATCGCAGTTACAGGGTTGTCACAGGCTGGTAAAACAGCATTTATTACGTCATTGGTCAATCAATTGGTCAATGAAGGCAGTACCCGTCCTTTGAATTTTTTCAATGTGGTCCAACAGGGACGCTTTATTGCCGCAAAACGAGTGCCGCAACATAATTTGCACATTAGTCGCTTTGATTATGACGGTGCGATGGAAAAACTGAGCCAAGAACCGCCAATATGGCCGGAGCCGACCAAAAGCATTAGTGAAATACGCTTAGCTCTACGGTATTACCCTGATCAGTCTTTACTTAAGTATACTCGTGACATGGCGACGTTACACATTGATATAACCGATTATCCGGGTGAATGGTTACTCGATTTACCAATGTTAAATCAAACGTTTGAACAATGGTCTGAATATATGGGGGAGCTGTTACTGCAAGAGCCACGAGCTAGTGTAGCAGCAGATTTTCTAGAAAAGTTACAACAAATTGACCCGCTAAGCCCTGCAAATGAAAACGAGTTAGCTGAGCTTGCTGACGAATATACTCAGTTATTAAAAAACTTTAGAGAAGATTTGGGCTTATCTGTGATACAGCCAGGTCGTTTTATCTTGCCAGGCGAGCACGCTGGTGCGCCGATTTTGCAGTTTGTACCTTACCCGTTTTTGGATAATATTGACGAAGAACACTACCAAATGGCAGAACAAGATACGTTCATCGGTATGTTAAGAGCAAGATATCTTGAATATAGAGAGCGAATAGTTCGCGAGTTCTATAAAAAGTATTTTGTTAATTTTGATCGTCAAATCGTGTTGGCAGATTGTTTAACGCCACTTAATAGCGGTGCCTACGCATTTAAAGACTTACAGCAAGCGATAAGCTTAATTATGGAAAGCTTTGCCTATGGTAAATCGAACATCATTAGCCGATTGTTTTCGCCAAAAATAGACAAGCTATTATTTGCTGCGACTAAGGCTGATCATGTGACTTCGGATCAACATCATAATTTAACCGCATTGCTTGAACAATTAGTACATAAAGCGAAAAAATCTTTAAGCTTTGATGCCATTAAGATGAAAACACTTGCCATTGCCTCGGTCAAAACTACTGAACAAGGAAAGAGTGAATATCAAGGTAAGCCGATTACCGTATTGAAAGGTAAGCGTGCTGATAATGATAAAGCAATCACCATATTTCCTGGCAGTGTGCCAGGAAAATTGCCTGAACAAGACTATTGGCAGCAAAAAGGGTTTAATTTTTTGGCGTTTAAACCTATGCATGCAATCAGTGAACATCAATCATTACCGCATATTCGTATCGATCAAGTACTGCAGTTTTTATTAGGAGATAAACTAAAGTGA
- a CDS encoding ABC transporter substrate-binding protein, whose translation MKNKMILVPKIIPGALLSFAVLLLASCSKVEDASILQSGIVYCSEGAPTSFNPQLITSGTDVDVTSNQIYSRLIDFDSTTYEQVPALASSWHVTSNGKMITFYLRKDVKFHQTPYFTPTRNLNADDVIFSFDRILNKENPFYQSVNGSFPFFQSVKFSEMVESIEKIDDHTVRFRLLRPQSTFLANIAAPFSVILSKEYADQLLTTEESLTNLDSQPIGTGPFKFQSYQNGVLVRFQRHDDYWRSEVQIEKLLYNISPSNTGRLTKLFTHECDVIAYPIAMEEIKSREDLELEQVTSFNVAFLAFNVQKPPFDNPLVRKAIAHAIDKKALINAVYYDQAEIADSLLPKASWAYSDQVSTVEHSKEIAKSLLVDAGLGDGFSIDVWAIPVQRSYNPNAMKMAKLIQADLAQIDINVNIITFEWSTFLKKLASGEHQSVLIGWSADHPDPDNFFSPLLSCAAVESGGNRANWCNPNFDQLLQQALSSNDDLIRKDLYFKAQQILANEVPLIPLANGKRSQARVAGIEGNILYSFGGISFENVSRKAEED comes from the coding sequence ATGAAAAATAAGATGATTTTGGTGCCGAAAATTATACCTGGCGCATTATTATCATTTGCGGTTTTACTTTTAGCGAGCTGCTCAAAAGTCGAAGATGCGTCAATATTACAATCAGGCATAGTATACTGCTCTGAAGGCGCACCTACGTCATTTAACCCACAACTAATTACCTCTGGTACAGACGTCGATGTTACCTCAAATCAAATATATAGCCGTTTAATTGATTTTGACTCTACTACCTACGAACAAGTTCCTGCCCTAGCAAGTTCTTGGCACGTAACAAGTAACGGTAAGATGATCACCTTTTACTTACGTAAAGACGTAAAATTTCATCAAACTCCATACTTTACGCCAACTCGAAACTTAAACGCTGATGATGTAATTTTTAGCTTCGATCGTATTCTCAATAAAGAGAACCCTTTTTATCAATCAGTAAATGGTAGTTTTCCTTTTTTCCAAAGTGTTAAGTTTTCAGAAATGGTTGAGTCGATTGAAAAAATCGACGATCACACGGTTCGCTTTCGTTTATTGCGACCACAAAGTACATTTTTAGCTAATATTGCAGCTCCCTTCTCAGTGATACTTTCAAAAGAATATGCCGATCAGCTTTTAACAACAGAAGAATCATTAACTAACCTTGATTCACAACCTATTGGAACTGGTCCATTTAAGTTTCAAAGTTATCAAAATGGTGTATTGGTGCGTTTTCAACGCCATGACGATTACTGGCGTAGTGAAGTACAAATAGAGAAACTGTTATATAACATCAGTCCAAGCAACACCGGCCGATTAACCAAGTTATTCACTCACGAGTGCGATGTCATTGCCTACCCAATCGCCATGGAAGAGATTAAGTCTCGTGAGGATTTAGAATTAGAACAAGTAACCTCATTCAATGTGGCATTTCTAGCATTCAATGTTCAAAAACCACCGTTTGATAACCCATTAGTTCGTAAAGCAATTGCTCATGCAATCGATAAAAAGGCATTAATAAATGCCGTTTATTATGACCAAGCCGAGATTGCCGATTCATTGTTGCCGAAAGCTTCATGGGCTTACTCTGATCAAGTAAGTACAGTTGAACACTCGAAAGAAATCGCTAAATCATTATTAGTTGATGCTGGATTGGGTGACGGATTTAGTATCGATGTTTGGGCAATACCGGTGCAACGCTCATACAATCCTAACGCGATGAAGATGGCGAAGTTAATTCAAGCAGATTTGGCTCAAATTGATATCAACGTCAATATCATCACCTTTGAATGGTCGACGTTTTTAAAAAAACTTGCCAGTGGCGAACATCAATCGGTGCTTATTGGTTGGTCTGCTGATCACCCTGATCCTGATAACTTTTTCTCGCCGTTATTAAGCTGTGCCGCGGTAGAGTCTGGCGGTAATCGTGCAAATTGGTGTAACCCAAACTTTGACCAACTATTGCAGCAAGCATTGTCATCAAATGATGATCTGATCCGCAAAGATCTTTACTTTAAAGCACAACAGATACTGGCAAACGAAGTGCCGCTTATTCCACTTGCCAACGGCAAACGTTCACAAGCTCGTGTTGCCGGCATAGAAGGCAACATACTGTATTCATTTGGCGGCATCAGTTTTGAAAATGTCAGCAGAAAAGCAGAGGAGGATTAA
- the pspB gene encoding envelope stress response membrane protein PspB: protein MAPIIVFMVIVAPIWLILHYKSKRQINQGLSEDDYHKLSELAELADKMSDRIKTLEAILDAETPDWRNKS, encoded by the coding sequence ATGGCACCAATTATCGTCTTCATGGTTATTGTTGCACCGATTTGGTTAATATTGCATTACAAATCAAAGCGTCAAATAAACCAAGGTTTAAGTGAAGATGATTATCATAAGTTAAGTGAGTTAGCTGAGTTAGCTGACAAAATGTCAGATCGCATAAAAACATTAGAAGCTATTTTAGATGCGGAAACTCCTGATTGGAGAAACAAATCATGA
- a CDS encoding oligopeptide/dipeptide ABC transporter ATP-binding protein gives MNLLDIKNLSIELVGQKENILAVDRVSLALKEGEFRGLVGESGSGKSILAQALIGVLDDKWQVNADRFHWQGIDLLRLPIEERKQIITQDVAMIFQEPISCLDPTNSIGDQIEESLDSKQFSGFFWQRAQQRKEAAIKLLHKVGIKKHEACRKSYPHQLTSALGQRVMIAIALAKQPKLLIADEPTASMESTNQTQIFRLLASLNQLKNMSILLISHELEKISHWTENLTVMYSGQFVEAGSTEQIFNTPFHPYTKALIASTPKTGETFAKKSELVALPGSIPSLQHLPAGCRLGPRCPNAQRKCVIAPQIETFHGHQFSCHFSHKGDYK, from the coding sequence ATGAATTTACTAGATATTAAAAACTTAAGTATTGAATTAGTCGGCCAAAAAGAAAACATTCTGGCTGTAGACAGGGTTTCATTGGCGCTAAAGGAAGGCGAATTTCGAGGCTTAGTTGGCGAATCTGGATCAGGAAAATCTATTCTGGCGCAAGCACTGATTGGTGTTTTAGATGATAAATGGCAAGTAAATGCTGATCGTTTTCATTGGCAAGGCATCGACTTATTAAGATTGCCGATTGAAGAGCGAAAACAAATTATCACTCAAGATGTGGCAATGATCTTTCAAGAGCCGATTAGTTGTCTAGATCCGACCAATAGTATCGGTGACCAAATCGAAGAGTCTTTAGACAGCAAACAATTCAGTGGTTTTTTTTGGCAGCGAGCGCAACAAAGAAAAGAAGCGGCTATTAAATTACTCCACAAAGTAGGTATAAAAAAACATGAAGCGTGTCGTAAAAGTTATCCTCATCAATTAACTTCGGCGTTAGGCCAACGTGTAATGATTGCTATCGCCTTAGCAAAACAGCCTAAGTTATTGATCGCCGATGAACCTACGGCATCGATGGAGTCCACTAACCAAACACAAATATTCCGCCTTTTGGCGAGTTTAAACCAGTTAAAAAACATGTCTATTCTGTTGATCAGTCACGAATTAGAAAAGATCAGTCATTGGACAGAAAATTTGACAGTAATGTATTCCGGTCAGTTTGTTGAAGCAGGCAGTACAGAGCAAATATTCAATACGCCGTTCCACCCTTATACTAAAGCTTTAATTGCCAGTACGCCGAAAACAGGCGAAACCTTTGCTAAAAAGTCAGAACTCGTTGCTTTGCCAGGTAGCATACCGTCATTACAGCATTTACCGGCGGGTTGTCGATTAGGACCACGATGTCCAAATGCACAAAGAAAGTGTGTTATCGCGCCACAAATTGAAACCTTTCATGGCCATCAATTTAGTTGTCACTTTTCCCACAAGGGAGACTATAAATAA
- a CDS encoding ABC transporter permease subunit: protein MARETIYVEEEFPSPMKQLWLTFRKTPIAMIGFSGYIFLVIIAIFGQFITPHDVLENDLDKLLLPPSWNDDGDISYLLGTDDLGRDMLSRLIHGASLTFGLSFIVVIFAMVIGVFFGSFSALTRGLRSSFLNHFLDVILSIPSLLLAIIIVAILGPGLENVIWAIALVSIPQFVHVTRDAIKEEQQKGYVLIPILDGASEIRVLITSIFPNIIDKIIIQATLSQSVAILEIAALGYLGLGAPLPMPEWGSMLKNSLDLFYIAPWTSYLPGLAILFTVISTNLVGEGLRHALKTQKES, encoded by the coding sequence ATGGCTCGTGAAACAATATACGTTGAAGAGGAGTTTCCATCTCCAATGAAGCAATTATGGCTGACGTTTCGTAAAACGCCTATCGCCATGATTGGATTTAGTGGTTATATATTTTTAGTGATCATTGCTATATTTGGCCAATTTATCACACCACATGATGTGCTTGAAAATGATTTGGATAAATTATTACTCCCGCCTTCTTGGAATGATGACGGTGATATTAGTTACTTATTAGGTACCGATGATTTAGGCCGAGATATGTTATCTCGACTGATTCATGGTGCCTCTTTAACGTTTGGATTAAGCTTTATTGTGGTTATCTTTGCCATGGTAATTGGTGTGTTCTTTGGTTCTTTTTCGGCGTTAACTCGAGGGTTACGCTCGAGCTTTCTAAACCATTTTCTCGATGTAATATTGTCGATACCTTCCTTGTTATTAGCAATTATCATTGTTGCCATTCTAGGCCCTGGCCTTGAAAACGTCATATGGGCTATCGCGTTAGTTTCGATCCCACAATTTGTTCACGTAACACGAGATGCCATTAAAGAAGAGCAACAAAAGGGTTACGTCCTAATCCCAATATTAGATGGTGCAAGTGAGATACGAGTACTAATTACCTCAATATTTCCTAATATTATCGATAAAATAATCATCCAGGCGACTCTCTCTCAATCCGTTGCGATTTTAGAAATCGCCGCCCTTGGTTATCTTGGATTAGGCGCCCCACTACCAATGCCGGAATGGGGCTCGATGCTGAAGAACTCATTAGATTTATTTTATATTGCTCCTTGGACCTCATATTTACCGGGTCTAGCAATACTATTTACTGTAATTTCTACTAACTTAGTTGGTGAAGGATTACGTCACGCCCTTAAGACACAGAAAGAAAGCTAA
- the pspA gene encoding phage shock protein PspA — translation MGIFSRFTDIINSNINSILDKAEDPEKMVRLIIQEMEDTLVEVRSSSARTLADKKDLNRQLTRMQNNGKTWQEKAELALSKGREDLARAALVEKNKCEEAATAMEDELTHFDEHIAKLQDEIAQLQEKLADAKARQKAIIIRGKTATSRLKVKSKLDSSKVDDALSRFDRYESKIDDLEAQVESYDLGKKSLADEIAELETEDGIDDELAAMKAKMNKPAKTTKTTKAATTKKAAKK, via the coding sequence ATGGGTATTTTTTCAAGATTTACAGACATTATTAATTCTAATATTAATAGTATTTTAGACAAGGCTGAAGATCCAGAAAAAATGGTGCGTTTAATCATTCAAGAAATGGAAGACACGCTAGTAGAAGTTCGTTCTTCGTCAGCAAGAACTTTGGCAGATAAAAAAGACTTGAACCGTCAGCTTACCCGCATGCAAAATAATGGTAAGACTTGGCAAGAAAAAGCCGAGTTAGCGTTAAGCAAAGGTCGTGAAGATCTAGCGCGAGCTGCATTAGTTGAAAAGAATAAATGTGAAGAAGCAGCGACAGCAATGGAAGATGAGTTAACTCATTTTGATGAACATATTGCTAAGCTTCAAGATGAGATTGCCCAGTTACAAGAAAAACTCGCGGACGCTAAAGCTCGTCAAAAAGCAATTATCATCCGTGGCAAAACTGCGACGTCACGGTTGAAAGTGAAAAGCAAACTGGATAGTTCGAAAGTAGATGATGCATTAAGTCGTTTTGATCGTTACGAAAGTAAAATTGATGATTTAGAAGCGCAAGTTGAATCTTACGACTTAGGTAAAAAGTCATTAGCAGATGAAATTGCTGAATTAGAAACTGAAGATGGCATCGATGACGAATTAGCGGCAATGAAAGCAAAAATGAACAAGCCAGCTAAAACAACTAAAACAACGAAAGCCGCTACTACTAAAAAAGCAGCAAAAAAATAA
- the pspF gene encoding phage shock protein operon transcriptional activator: MARFKQQDNLIGQSNSFLEVLEHISQIAPLSKPVLLIGERGTGKELVAARLHYLSKRWDQNYLKLNCAALNENLLESELFGHEGGAFTGASKRHEGRFERASGGTLFLDELANTSGLIQEKLLRVVEYGEFERVGGSRTVKTDVRLIAATNEDLPTLADKGEFRADLLDRLAFDVITLPPLRERVEDIPILAEHFAINMARELEFELFSGFTSKVKKAMLAYHWPGNIRELKNVIERSVYRHNSPHLPVNELIIDPFESPYRPTKAVKTLDRRPATKDSVADTEATTQQTVINSNAPLEYPVSLKTLSQDYEINMLKDALAACQFNQKKTADALKLTYHQLRGYLKKYNLLDSSDGEHEK, translated from the coding sequence ATGGCCCGCTTTAAGCAACAAGATAATCTTATCGGACAATCCAATAGCTTTTTGGAAGTATTGGAACATATATCTCAGATAGCACCGTTGTCAAAACCAGTGCTACTGATTGGCGAACGGGGTACCGGTAAAGAACTTGTCGCCGCTCGACTTCATTACCTATCTAAACGATGGGATCAAAACTATTTAAAACTCAACTGTGCCGCGCTAAACGAAAACCTTCTAGAGAGTGAACTGTTTGGTCATGAAGGCGGTGCGTTTACTGGTGCATCAAAACGCCATGAAGGTCGATTTGAACGCGCTAGTGGTGGTACTTTATTTCTTGATGAACTAGCCAATACCTCGGGATTAATTCAAGAAAAGCTATTAAGAGTGGTTGAGTATGGTGAATTTGAACGAGTTGGTGGCTCGCGAACAGTTAAAACAGATGTGCGACTTATCGCTGCCACAAACGAAGATCTGCCAACACTTGCTGATAAAGGTGAGTTTAGAGCCGATTTACTCGACCGTTTAGCTTTCGATGTTATTACATTGCCGCCATTGAGAGAGCGCGTAGAAGATATACCTATATTAGCTGAACATTTCGCTATCAATATGGCTCGAGAGCTTGAGTTTGAATTGTTTAGTGGATTTACCTCAAAAGTAAAAAAAGCCATGCTTGCTTACCATTGGCCAGGTAATATTCGTGAACTTAAAAACGTAATTGAGCGCAGTGTATATCGCCATAACAGTCCACATTTGCCGGTAAATGAATTGATAATCGATCCATTTGAATCGCCATATCGTCCAACTAAAGCCGTTAAGACTTTAGATCGCAGACCAGCAACTAAAGATTCTGTCGCTGATACAGAAGCGACTACTCAACAAACAGTAATAAATTCTAACGCGCCACTGGAGTACCCTGTTTCACTAAAAACATTATCGCAAGATTATGAAATTAACATGCTAAAAGATGCACTTGCTGCTTGCCAATTTAATCAAAAGAAAACGGCAGATGCATTAAAATTGACCTACCATCAATTGAGAGGGTATTTGAAAAAATACAACTTGTTAGATTCAAGCGATGGTGAACATGAAAAATAA
- a CDS encoding ABC transporter permease, whose protein sequence is MLIFTLRRLNLLFFTLLILSIVSFSLSYFFPGDALVNLTGVANNDEKQLADLAQIYKMDQSIFHQYFAYIEQIFSGNFGVSMASGEPVSKELLRYLPATIELCLVSLFIAMIFGFPLGFVAAIFHKKTIDKAILSFAMLGYSIPVFWLALIFILIFSITLSWFPSSGQLNLLFEIESVTGFLFIDILLSDTPYKYQAFQDALMHIILPSITVAMAPMTIFIRLARTSMLEVLESNYIKAAKAKGLSQAHIILHHGIRNSLVSIVRQIGLHFANLVTMAMIAEVIFDWHGAGSWLIESIFQRDYTAIQGGLIALATFTFIINILADFIYVAINPLQRHKKHGS, encoded by the coding sequence ATGTTAATCTTTACTCTGAGAAGACTAAATTTACTATTTTTCACCTTATTAATTTTATCCATTGTAAGTTTTAGCTTAAGTTATTTCTTTCCAGGTGACGCACTAGTTAACTTAACAGGCGTTGCTAACAACGATGAAAAACAACTCGCTGATTTAGCACAAATCTATAAGATGGACCAATCTATATTCCATCAATACTTTGCTTATATCGAGCAGATATTTAGCGGTAATTTTGGTGTATCGATGGCGTCAGGTGAGCCGGTGAGCAAAGAGTTACTACGGTATTTACCGGCAACAATAGAACTTTGCTTAGTGAGTTTGTTTATCGCCATGATATTTGGCTTTCCATTAGGCTTCGTTGCAGCAATTTTTCACAAAAAAACAATTGATAAAGCCATTCTGTCATTTGCCATGCTTGGTTACTCTATTCCTGTATTTTGGTTAGCGCTGATCTTTATTCTGATATTTTCAATTACTCTTTCATGGTTTCCTTCTTCAGGACAGCTTAATTTGCTATTTGAAATTGAGTCAGTCACCGGTTTTCTTTTTATTGATATTTTACTTAGTGATACACCATATAAATATCAAGCATTCCAAGATGCTTTAATGCACATTATTTTACCCTCGATTACGGTCGCTATGGCACCGATGACAATATTTATTCGATTAGCACGCACCTCAATGCTTGAAGTGTTAGAGTCAAATTATATTAAAGCGGCGAAAGCAAAGGGGTTAAGTCAAGCGCATATTATTTTGCATCATGGTATTCGTAATTCATTAGTATCGATTGTAAGACAAATTGGCTTACATTTCGCAAACTTAGTGACTATGGCTATGATAGCTGAAGTAATTTTTGATTGGCACGGTGCAGGAAGTTGGTTGATCGAAAGTATCTTCCAACGCGACTATACTGCGATACAAGGTGGGCTCATTGCATTAGCAACTTTTACCTTTATTATTAATATTTTGGCTGATTTTATATACGTCGCAATCAACCCGTTACAGAGGCATAAAAAACATGGCTCGTGA
- the pspC gene encoding envelope stress response membrane protein PspC yields MSKLKGELFRDPVKGKIAGVCAGLAQYFGWEAWLVRILVVSGVLLGMGWFVILYIAGWFILDKKPQSFSPSETAKRFKAKLHEEEVVNESIKVKSRIWQAGEPPRQAFRDISFKFKSLEQQLRSMERHVTSPEFTVSREINKL; encoded by the coding sequence ATGAGTAAGTTAAAAGGTGAGTTGTTTCGAGACCCAGTAAAAGGAAAGATTGCCGGAGTTTGTGCTGGTCTTGCTCAATACTTTGGTTGGGAAGCTTGGTTAGTTCGCATATTAGTTGTTTCTGGTGTGCTGTTAGGAATGGGATGGTTTGTTATCTTATATATCGCTGGTTGGTTTATTTTAGATAAAAAACCACAATCATTTTCACCGAGTGAAACTGCGAAACGTTTTAAAGCAAAGCTTCATGAAGAAGAAGTCGTTAATGAATCGATTAAAGTTAAATCGAGAATTTGGCAAGCAGGCGAGCCACCTAGACAAGCGTTTAGAGATATTAGCTTCAAGTTTAAATCATTAGAGCAACAGTTGCGCAGTATGGAACGTCATGTGACATCACCAGAGTTTACTGTTTCTCGCGAGATTAATAAACTTTAG